One Azospirillum sp. TSA2s genomic region harbors:
- the trpS gene encoding tryptophan--tRNA ligase → MNRIFSGMQPTRQLHLGNYLGALRNWVDLQNSYECIFCVVDLHALTIDQDPEVLRNNIREVTAAYIAAGIDPDKNILFNQSVVSGHAELGWILSCHTPLGWLNRMTQFKEKAGKQKDMANLGLYAYPTLMAADILLYKATHVPVGEDQKQHLELARDIAGAFNRRYETEFFPLPEPQILGEATRVMSLRDGKKKMSKSDESEYSRINMTDDADTIAQKIRKAKTDPEPLPETVTELEARPEADNLVTIYGALASQSREQVLAQFAGAQFSDFKKSLVDLSVDKLAPITTRMKELLADKAEIDRLLKKGGERASAIAEKNLNDVKDIIGLLRP, encoded by the coding sequence GTGAACCGCATTTTCTCCGGCATGCAGCCGACCCGGCAGCTTCACCTCGGCAACTATCTGGGGGCGCTGCGCAACTGGGTGGATCTGCAGAACAGCTACGAGTGCATCTTCTGCGTCGTCGACCTGCACGCGCTGACCATCGACCAGGACCCGGAAGTCCTGCGCAACAACATCCGCGAGGTCACCGCGGCCTACATTGCCGCCGGCATCGACCCGGACAAGAACATCCTGTTCAACCAGTCGGTCGTGTCGGGCCATGCCGAGCTGGGCTGGATCCTGTCCTGCCACACGCCGCTGGGCTGGCTGAACCGCATGACCCAGTTCAAGGAAAAGGCCGGCAAGCAGAAGGACATGGCCAACCTCGGCCTCTACGCCTACCCCACCCTGATGGCCGCCGACATCCTGCTCTACAAGGCCACCCATGTGCCGGTGGGCGAGGACCAGAAGCAGCATCTGGAACTGGCGCGCGACATTGCCGGCGCCTTCAACCGCCGCTATGAGACCGAATTCTTCCCGCTGCCCGAGCCGCAGATCCTGGGCGAGGCGACGCGGGTGATGAGCCTGCGCGACGGCAAGAAGAAGATGTCGAAGTCGGACGAGTCCGAATATTCGCGCATCAACATGACCGACGATGCCGACACCATCGCGCAGAAGATCCGCAAGGCCAAGACCGACCCGGAACCCCTGCCGGAGACGGTGACCGAGCTGGAGGCCCGCCCCGAGGCCGACAACCTCGTCACCATCTATGGCGCGCTGGCCAGCCAGTCGCGCGAGCAGGTGCTGGCGCAGTTCGCCGGTGCCCAGTTCTCCGACTTCAAGAAGTCGCTGGTCGATTTGTCGGTGGACAAGCTGGCGCCGATCACCACCCGCATGAAGGAGCTGCTGGCCGACAAGGCGGAGATCGACCGGCTGCTGAAGAAGGGCGGCGAGCGCGCCTCCGCCATCGCGGAGAAGAACCTGAACGACGTGAAGGACATCATCGGCCTGCTGCGGCCGTAA
- a CDS encoding pyrrolidone-carboxylate peptidase, translating into MTAPILLTGFSPFGTFPDGEPAPDSDHSWTADPTALLMDRLAGEPGVVTATLPPLYDVCGDAFAELLAEHQPLAALGFACLESSDYIRLERLAWNRDESPLPDAAGTVREHADIVPDGPTAYGSTLPVPRVMREMSMAGLPVTFGDFSGGFLGNHLFYRARHIIESADLDIPYGFFHMPPLPERAKELRRFGGLALERQELAVRTLVGMLRTALNGIA; encoded by the coding sequence GTGACGGCTCCCATCCTGCTCACCGGCTTCTCGCCGTTCGGGACCTTTCCGGACGGCGAGCCGGCCCCTGATTCAGACCATTCCTGGACGGCCGATCCGACCGCCCTGCTGATGGACCGGCTGGCGGGGGAGCCGGGGGTCGTCACCGCCACCCTGCCCCCTCTCTATGACGTCTGCGGCGACGCCTTCGCCGAGCTGCTGGCGGAACACCAGCCGCTGGCGGCGCTCGGCTTCGCCTGCCTCGAGTCGAGCGATTACATCCGGCTGGAACGTCTGGCCTGGAACCGCGACGAAAGCCCGCTGCCCGATGCCGCCGGCACGGTGCGGGAACACGCCGACATCGTCCCCGACGGGCCGACCGCCTATGGCAGCACCCTGCCGGTGCCGCGGGTGATGCGGGAAATGTCGATGGCCGGGCTGCCGGTGACCTTCGGCGACTTCTCCGGCGGCTTCCTCGGCAACCATCTGTTCTACCGGGCGCGCCACATCATCGAGAGCGCCGACCTGGATATCCCCTACGGCTTCTTCCACATGCCGCCGCTGCCCGAACGGGCCAAGGAGTTGCGGCGGTTCGGCGGTCTGGCGCTGGAGCGGCAGGAGTTGGCGGTGCGCACACTGGTGGGAATGCTGCGCACGGCGCTGAACGGGATCGCTTAG
- a CDS encoding MarR family winged helix-turn-helix transcriptional regulator, with protein MPARVRHDEVLTVVQVLEAFRKLDPDLPIQYALSFMTIAQSEGISIGELAERLGIAQSSASRNVAALSRWHSFGKAGLDLVQAQEDPRERRRKIVTLTDKGREFLDALRAIVNPPEQRRAAKTA; from the coding sequence ATGCCGGCCCGCGTTCGTCATGACGAGGTCCTTACCGTCGTCCAGGTGCTTGAGGCGTTCCGCAAGCTCGACCCCGATCTGCCCATCCAGTATGCGCTGAGTTTCATGACCATCGCGCAGAGCGAAGGCATCTCCATCGGCGAACTGGCGGAACGCCTGGGCATCGCCCAATCCTCCGCGTCGCGCAACGTTGCGGCGCTCAGCCGCTGGCACAGCTTCGGCAAGGCCGGCCTCGATCTGGTGCAGGCGCAGGAAGACCCGCGCGAGCGCCGCCGCAAGATCGTCACCCTGACCGACAAGGGCCGTGAGTTCCTGGACGCGCTGCGCGCCATCGTGAACCCGCCCGAGCAGCGCCGCGCCGCCAAGACAGCCTGA
- a CDS encoding alpha/beta fold hydrolase produces MSILSSPAWPIAVRSARKLRAALAAVAVVMGALLAMPAVAETRFTPGPCWFTVPDGEAALCGTVAVPERRDRANSRSLRLPVAVLLSTARQPDPDPVLFLEGGPGASPFGTGEATEERMEVWWELSAPFRRTRNLILFDPRGVGRAEPDTDCPELDAVDARGTRPQTREQRSAAERSAISACIARLKAAGLDSTQFSTPVAAEDALDIATALGAQRVNLFAVSYGTRVGLEILRRQGGRVRTAVFDSIYPPDVNAQEETAGLAQRAYRRLFDDCAANRTCRSAFPDLEKRFLSLVERLDRNPVDIVVGDHETRRALRLTGGAIIAAGLEAMAISEAVPALPIMLDRAIRGQYATLAEWAPTNWLGDPEVADGLAFSVECRESVNTADPQKRADNARRYAPYGLVAADDPGRRVCRLWPAGHQEPAERLPVASPVPVLLLSGAYDPVTPPDWGDRAATTLPKSRHLVFRAASHIVTSSEDCAMAAAVTFVEQESVPTTVCPGASKPPVFEGP; encoded by the coding sequence GTGTCCATCCTCTCCTCTCCCGCATGGCCGATAGCGGTGCGCTCCGCCCGCAAGCTGCGGGCTGCGCTCGCGGCGGTTGCCGTGGTGATGGGTGCGCTGTTGGCCATGCCCGCGGTGGCGGAGACCCGCTTCACCCCTGGCCCCTGCTGGTTCACCGTTCCCGACGGAGAAGCGGCGCTGTGCGGGACGGTGGCGGTACCGGAACGCCGCGACCGCGCCAACAGCCGCAGCCTGCGCCTGCCGGTCGCCGTGCTGCTCAGCACCGCGCGCCAGCCCGACCCGGACCCTGTGCTGTTTCTGGAGGGTGGTCCCGGCGCCTCCCCCTTCGGCACCGGCGAGGCGACGGAAGAGCGGATGGAGGTGTGGTGGGAGCTGTCGGCGCCCTTCCGCCGCACCCGCAACCTGATCCTGTTCGACCCGCGCGGCGTCGGCCGGGCGGAGCCGGACACCGATTGCCCGGAACTGGACGCCGTCGACGCCCGCGGCACCCGGCCGCAGACGCGCGAGCAGCGGTCGGCGGCGGAACGCTCCGCAATCAGCGCCTGCATCGCGCGGCTGAAGGCGGCCGGGCTGGATTCCACGCAGTTTTCCACCCCCGTCGCGGCGGAGGATGCGCTGGACATTGCGACGGCGCTGGGCGCCCAGCGCGTCAACCTGTTCGCGGTGTCCTACGGCACGCGCGTCGGGCTGGAGATCCTGCGGCGGCAGGGCGGCCGCGTCCGCACCGCCGTGTTCGACAGCATCTACCCGCCCGACGTCAACGCGCAGGAGGAGACGGCCGGGCTGGCCCAGCGTGCCTACCGCCGGCTGTTCGACGATTGCGCCGCCAACCGGACCTGCCGCTCCGCCTTTCCCGACCTGGAGAAGCGCTTCCTCTCCCTGGTCGAACGGCTGGATCGCAATCCCGTCGACATCGTCGTCGGCGATCATGAGACGCGCCGTGCCCTGCGGCTGACCGGCGGAGCGATCATCGCCGCCGGGCTGGAGGCGATGGCGATCAGCGAAGCGGTGCCGGCATTGCCGATCATGCTCGACCGCGCCATCCGCGGCCAATACGCCACCCTTGCCGAATGGGCGCCGACCAACTGGCTGGGCGATCCGGAGGTCGCCGACGGGCTGGCCTTTTCCGTCGAATGCCGTGAGTCGGTCAACACCGCCGACCCGCAGAAGCGCGCCGACAACGCCCGCCGCTATGCCCCCTACGGGCTCGTTGCCGCCGACGATCCGGGCCGGCGCGTCTGCCGTCTCTGGCCCGCCGGCCATCAGGAACCGGCCGAGCGCCTGCCGGTCGCCAGCCCGGTGCCGGTCCTGCTGCTGTCCGGCGCCTACGACCCCGTCACACCGCCGGACTGGGGCGACCGTGCCGCCACCACCCTGCCGAAGAGCCGCCATCTGGTCTTCCGCGCCGCCAGCCACATCGTAACATCCAGCGAAGACTGCGCCATGGCCGCCGCCGTGACCTTCGTGGAGCAGGAGTCGGTGCCGACGACCGTCTGTCCGGGGGCGAGCAAGCCGCCGGTGTTCGAGGGGCCGTAA
- a CDS encoding FkbM family methyltransferase, giving the protein MIKLDRICEHTFFSLINENSVVVDFGCNEGKFAHTVIGRYGCKVFSAEPVPECAEQITRHPRLTLQQVAISGASGSLDIHVYPDRCASGFNRSPAEQAIRTIRAEAMTLAEFRRRCGIGRIALLKVDIEGAELDMFAAAADEEFSDIDQITVEFHDFFYPEMRPAVEAVKQRMRSLGFHMLPFSLDNTDVLFVNRRAAVNWQNRLWAGTVVKYGRGLERRLRQMIGRTATAPARSAGSSAPRRCGDA; this is encoded by the coding sequence ATGATCAAGTTAGACCGTATTTGCGAACACACATTCTTCTCTTTGATCAATGAAAACTCTGTTGTGGTCGATTTCGGCTGCAACGAGGGAAAATTCGCACACACCGTCATCGGGCGGTATGGCTGCAAGGTCTTTTCAGCCGAGCCTGTTCCCGAATGTGCCGAACAGATCACCCGACATCCCAGGCTGACGCTTCAGCAGGTTGCGATTTCCGGCGCATCGGGCAGCCTGGACATCCATGTTTATCCGGACCGCTGTGCGAGCGGCTTCAACCGTTCTCCGGCAGAACAGGCGATTCGGACCATCCGGGCCGAAGCCATGACCCTGGCGGAGTTCCGGCGCCGCTGCGGCATCGGCCGCATCGCCTTGTTGAAGGTCGACATCGAGGGTGCCGAATTGGACATGTTCGCGGCCGCTGCGGATGAGGAATTTTCGGACATCGACCAGATCACCGTCGAATTCCACGACTTCTTCTATCCCGAAATGCGACCGGCGGTGGAGGCGGTGAAACAGCGGATGCGGTCCCTGGGATTCCATATGTTGCCATTCTCCCTGGATAACACCGACGTCCTCTTCGTCAATCGCCGGGCCGCGGTGAACTGGCAGAACCGGCTGTGGGCCGGCACCGTGGTGAAATATGGCCGCGGGCTCGAACGGCGGTTGCGGCAGATGATCGGCCGGACCGCTACCGCCCCGGCGCGATCCGCCGGTAGCTCAGCGCCTCGGCGATGTGGCGACGCCTGA
- a CDS encoding YifB family Mg chelatase-like AAA ATPase — protein MVARVNTVAFQGIEVLGIDVQVQMSGGIVAFTVVGLPDKAVGESRERVRAALHALGLALPAKRITVNLAPADVLKEGSHFDLPIALGLLTVMGVLPDAEIARYVALGELALDGALTPVAGVLPAAIDALANDRGLICPAVCGGEAAWAGPDLDVLAPANLLALINHFKGTQVLTPPKPRLQEQDAPPPDLRDVKGNETAKRALEVAAAGSHNLLMIGPPGSGKSMLAARLPGLLPPLDPAEALEVSMIHSVGGLLEGGRLLRQRPYRAPHQSASLPALVGGGTRAKPGEISLAHQGVLFLDELPEFPRALLEALRQPLETGKAVVSRANHHVTYPARVQLVAAMNPCRCGHLDDASLACARAPKCAADYQSKISGPLFDRIDLHIDVPAVSPADLSLPPPAEGSADIAARVAVARAIQAERYDGFGPYPAGRAVRTNAEADGELLEKVASPDAPGRALLTEAAERLKLSARGYHRVMRVGRTLADLDGVEGVRRRHIAEALSYRRIAPGR, from the coding sequence GTGGTTGCGCGCGTCAACACGGTGGCGTTCCAGGGCATCGAGGTGCTGGGGATCGACGTCCAGGTCCAGATGTCCGGCGGAATCGTCGCCTTCACCGTCGTCGGCCTGCCCGACAAGGCGGTGGGCGAAAGCCGGGAGCGGGTGCGTGCCGCGCTGCATGCGCTGGGGCTGGCGCTTCCGGCCAAGCGCATCACCGTCAACCTCGCCCCCGCCGACGTGCTGAAGGAGGGCAGCCATTTCGACCTGCCGATCGCGCTCGGCCTGCTGACGGTGATGGGGGTTCTGCCGGATGCGGAGATCGCCCGCTATGTGGCGCTGGGCGAGCTGGCGCTGGACGGCGCGCTGACCCCGGTGGCCGGCGTGCTGCCCGCCGCCATCGACGCACTGGCCAACGACCGCGGCCTGATCTGCCCGGCGGTCTGCGGCGGCGAGGCGGCCTGGGCCGGTCCCGATCTGGACGTGCTGGCGCCGGCCAATTTGCTGGCCCTCATCAACCATTTCAAGGGCACCCAGGTGCTGACCCCGCCCAAGCCGCGGCTGCAGGAACAGGACGCGCCGCCGCCCGACCTGCGCGACGTGAAGGGCAACGAGACCGCCAAGCGCGCGCTGGAGGTCGCCGCCGCCGGATCGCACAACCTGTTGATGATCGGGCCGCCCGGTTCCGGCAAGTCGATGCTGGCCGCCCGCCTGCCCGGCCTGCTGCCGCCGCTCGACCCGGCGGAGGCGCTGGAGGTGTCGATGATCCACAGCGTCGGCGGGCTGCTGGAGGGCGGGCGTCTGCTGCGCCAGCGCCCCTACCGCGCGCCGCACCAGTCCGCCAGCCTGCCGGCGCTGGTCGGCGGCGGCACGCGGGCCAAGCCCGGAGAAATCTCCTTGGCGCACCAGGGCGTTCTCTTCCTCGACGAACTGCCCGAATTCCCACGCGCCCTGCTGGAGGCGTTGCGCCAGCCGCTGGAAACCGGCAAGGCGGTGGTCAGCCGTGCCAATCATCATGTAACCTATCCGGCGCGCGTGCAACTGGTGGCGGCGATGAACCCCTGCCGCTGCGGCCATCTCGACGATGCCTCGCTCGCCTGCGCGCGGGCGCCGAAATGTGCAGCAGATTATCAATCTAAAATTAGTGGGCCGCTGTTCGATCGTATCGACTTGCATATCGACGTGCCGGCGGTCAGTCCCGCCGACCTCAGCCTGCCGCCTCCCGCCGAGGGAAGCGCCGACATCGCCGCCCGCGTCGCCGTCGCCCGCGCCATCCAGGCGGAACGCTATGACGGCTTCGGTCCTTACCCGGCCGGCCGGGCTGTGCGGACGAATGCCGAGGCCGATGGCGAACTTCTGGAGAAGGTGGCCTCCCCCGACGCCCCCGGTCGCGCCCTGCTGACCGAGGCGGCGGAGCGGCTGAAGCTGTCGGCCCGCGGCTACCACCGGGTGATGCGGGTGGGGCGGACCTTGGCCGATCTGGACGGGGTCGAGGGGGTCAGGCGTCGCCACATCGCCGAGGCGCTGAGCTACCGGCGGATCGCGCCGGGGCGGTAG
- a CDS encoding creatininase family protein, with the protein MQLHLSTWAEVETYLKTSKGIIMPIGSTEQHGPNGLVGTDAICAEVIAKGVGDATGALVGPTIPVGMAVHHMEFPGSMTLKPSTLIALLRDYVGSLAEHGFERFFFVNGHGGNIATVRAAFYEIHAENRALRGRDAPDLRCALVSWWENGEVARLSRELYQGKEGSHATPSEVSLTQYAYPDSIKTAALEPEQAPAGGFHDARDFRRRYPDGRIGSAPGLARPEHGRQLYEAAVAAIATQYRSFLAEQ; encoded by the coding sequence GTGCAGCTTCACCTGAGCACCTGGGCCGAGGTCGAAACCTACCTCAAGACCTCCAAGGGCATCATCATGCCGATCGGCTCGACCGAGCAGCATGGGCCGAACGGGCTGGTCGGCACCGACGCCATCTGTGCCGAGGTCATCGCCAAGGGCGTCGGCGACGCCACCGGCGCGCTGGTCGGCCCGACCATCCCGGTCGGCATGGCCGTGCACCATATGGAATTCCCCGGCTCGATGACGCTGAAGCCGTCGACGCTGATCGCCCTGCTGCGCGACTATGTCGGCTCGCTGGCCGAACACGGGTTCGAGCGCTTCTTCTTCGTCAACGGCCATGGCGGCAACATCGCCACCGTCCGCGCCGCCTTCTACGAGATCCATGCGGAGAACCGGGCGTTGCGCGGCCGCGACGCGCCGGACCTGCGTTGCGCCCTGGTGAGCTGGTGGGAGAATGGCGAGGTCGCCCGCCTGTCGCGCGAGCTGTACCAGGGCAAGGAAGGCTCACACGCCACCCCCAGCGAGGTGTCGCTGACCCAGTACGCCTATCCCGACTCGATCAAGACCGCGGCGCTGGAGCCGGAACAGGCGCCGGCCGGCGGCTTCCACGACGCCCGCGACTTCCGCCGCCGCTATCCCGACGGCCGCATCGGCTCCGCCCCCGGTCTCGCCCGTCCGGAGCATGGCCGGCAGCTGTACGAGGCGGCGGTCGCCGCCATCGCCACGCAGTACCGCAGCTTCCTGGCGGAGCAGTAA
- the hrcA gene encoding heat-inducible transcriptional repressor HrcA gives MINELNQRSREIFRLIVDAYVASGEPVGSRTISRRLGMALSPATIRNVMADLEEQGLLYAPHTSAGRIPTDAGLRMFVDGLLEIGSLTEDERASIEAKCSASGRAFADVLGEASTMLSGLSHCAGLVVAPKTDRPLKHIEFVSLGPGRALVVLVNEDGLVENRVIEVPMGVPTSTLQTVSNFLSAKLAGRTLDEARQEVLQEIEQQKTQLDELSRKVVAAGLATWAGSGGSNAGQLIVRGQSRLLEDVTALSDLERVRGLFEALETKETMLRMLDATGRGDGVQIFIGAENVLFSHSGCSMIISPFQNSREQVIGAIGVIGPTRINYARIIPLVDYTAKVVSRLIG, from the coding sequence ATGATCAACGAGCTGAACCAGCGATCGCGCGAGATTTTCCGGCTGATCGTCGACGCCTATGTCGCGTCCGGCGAACCGGTCGGCTCGCGCACGATCTCCAGGCGGCTTGGCATGGCCTTGTCGCCCGCGACCATCCGCAACGTGATGGCCGACCTGGAGGAGCAGGGGCTGCTCTACGCCCCGCACACTTCGGCCGGCCGCATCCCGACCGACGCCGGCCTGCGCATGTTCGTCGACGGCCTGCTGGAAATCGGGTCGCTGACCGAGGACGAGCGCGCCTCGATCGAAGCGAAATGCTCCGCCTCCGGTCGCGCCTTCGCCGACGTGCTGGGCGAGGCGTCGACCATGCTGTCCGGCCTGTCGCACTGCGCCGGGCTGGTGGTGGCGCCGAAGACCGACCGGCCGCTGAAGCATATCGAGTTCGTGTCGCTCGGCCCCGGCCGCGCCCTGGTCGTCCTGGTGAACGAGGACGGTCTGGTCGAGAACCGGGTGATCGAGGTGCCGATGGGGGTGCCGACCTCCACCCTGCAGACGGTGTCGAACTTCCTCAGCGCCAAGCTCGCCGGCCGCACGCTGGACGAGGCGCGGCAGGAGGTCCTGCAGGAGATCGAGCAGCAGAAGACCCAGCTGGACGAGCTGTCGCGCAAGGTGGTCGCCGCCGGTCTGGCCACCTGGGCCGGCAGCGGCGGGTCGAACGCCGGCCAGCTGATCGTCCGCGGCCAGTCCCGCCTGCTGGAGGACGTCACCGCGCTCTCCGACCTGGAGCGGGTGCGCGGCCTGTTCGAGGCGCTGGAGACCAAGGAGACGATGCTGCGCATGCTGGACGCCACCGGGCGCGGCGACGGCGTGCAGATCTTCATCGGCGCGGAGAATGTGCTGTTCAGCCATTCCGGCTGTTCGATGATCATCTCCCCCTTCCAGAACAGCCGGGAACAGGTGATCGGCGCCATCGGCGTCATCGGCCCGACCCGCATCAATTACGCCCGCATCATTCCGCTGGTGGATTACACCGCCAAGGTGGTCAGCCGGCTGATCGGCTGA
- the grpE gene encoding nucleotide exchange factor GrpE — translation MSEEQNKPSDATVEPTEATAETAAANAAETGSPEDRVAKLEAEVASLKDQLLRAMAETENTRRRAQRDREDASKFAVSSFAKELVSVADNLRRALDAVPAEGREQDEMLKGLAVGVEATERQLFAAFDRAGIKKLDPAGEPFDPNFHQVMFEIENTGKAAGTVVQVLQPGYTIHGRLLREAMVGVAKGGDAGGQHVDTKA, via the coding sequence ATGAGCGAAGAGCAGAACAAGCCCTCCGACGCCACGGTGGAGCCGACCGAGGCCACCGCCGAGACCGCCGCCGCCAACGCTGCGGAAACCGGCTCGCCCGAGGACCGCGTCGCCAAGCTGGAAGCCGAGGTCGCCAGCCTGAAGGACCAGCTTCTGCGCGCCATGGCGGAGACGGAGAACACCCGCCGCCGTGCCCAGCGCGACCGCGAGGACGCCAGCAAGTTCGCCGTGTCCAGCTTCGCCAAGGAACTGGTGTCGGTCGCCGACAACCTGCGCCGCGCGCTGGACGCCGTCCCGGCCGAGGGCCGCGAGCAGGACGAGATGCTGAAGGGCCTCGCCGTCGGCGTCGAGGCGACCGAACGCCAGCTGTTCGCCGCCTTCGACCGCGCCGGCATCAAGAAGCTGGACCCGGCCGGCGAGCCGTTCGACCCGAACTTCCATCAGGTGATGTTCGAGATCGAGAACACCGGCAAGGCCGCCGGCACCGTCGTCCAGGTCCTTCAGCCCGGCTACACCATCCACGGTCGCCTGCTGCGCGAAGCGATGGTCGGCGTCGCCAAGGGCGGTGACGCCGGCGGCCAGCACGTCGATACGAAGGCGTAA
- a CDS encoding response regulator, whose product MPKSVLTVDDSKTIRDMVGFTLKGAGYEVAEASDGNAGLALVNQRKFDCIITDLNMPGLDGLALTRAIRASALNRATPVLLLTTEADPAKKSAGREAGATGWLVKPFNPEKLVETVRKVCP is encoded by the coding sequence ATGCCCAAAAGCGTTCTGACCGTCGACGATTCCAAGACCATCCGCGACATGGTCGGTTTCACGCTGAAAGGCGCCGGCTATGAGGTGGCGGAGGCGTCGGACGGCAATGCCGGCCTCGCGCTCGTCAACCAGCGCAAGTTCGACTGCATCATCACCGACCTGAACATGCCGGGCCTGGACGGGCTGGCGCTGACCCGCGCCATCCGCGCCTCGGCCCTCAACCGTGCCACCCCGGTCCTGCTGCTGACCACCGAAGCCGACCCCGCCAAGAAGTCCGCCGGCCGCGAAGCCGGCGCCACCGGCTGGCTGGTGAAGCCGTTCAACCCGGAAAAGCTGGTCGAGACGGTGCGGAAGGTTTGTCCGTAA
- the ribB gene encoding 3,4-dihydroxy-2-butanone-4-phosphate synthase, protein MNQPQTHDGLLSRFGTPEERIALAVERIRKGGGVIVVDDDDRENEGDIIYPADAITIDQMAFLIRTCSGIVCLILPEERLERLDLPPMVSANSARFGTAFTVSIEARTGVTTGVSAADRVTTIRTAIAEDCRPEDLARPGHVFPIRANPGGLAARRGHTEATIDLMFRAGRKPAGVLCEVMNPDGTMARLPELVAFAVEHDLPMVSIADLAGDHLLRSVA, encoded by the coding sequence ATGAATCAGCCCCAGACCCATGATGGCCTTCTTTCCCGTTTCGGTACGCCGGAAGAGCGGATCGCCCTCGCAGTCGAGCGCATCCGCAAGGGCGGCGGAGTCATCGTCGTCGACGATGACGACCGCGAGAACGAAGGCGACATCATCTACCCGGCCGATGCCATCACCATCGACCAGATGGCCTTCCTGATCCGGACCTGCAGCGGAATCGTCTGCCTGATCCTGCCGGAAGAACGACTGGAAAGGCTCGATCTTCCGCCGATGGTGTCGGCCAACAGCGCTCGCTTCGGCACTGCCTTCACGGTGTCGATCGAGGCCCGAACCGGCGTCACCACCGGGGTGTCGGCCGCCGACCGCGTCACCACCATCCGAACGGCCATAGCTGAAGATTGCCGGCCGGAGGACCTGGCGCGGCCGGGCCATGTCTTCCCGATCCGTGCCAATCCCGGCGGCCTCGCCGCCCGCCGCGGCCATACCGAGGCCACCATCGACCTGATGTTCCGGGCCGGCCGCAAGCCCGCCGGTGTCCTGTGCGAGGTGATGAACCCCGACGGCACAATGGCCCGCCTGCCGGAGTTGGTTGCCTTCGCCGTGGAGCACGATCTGCCCATGGTCAGCATCGCCGATCTGGCCGGCGACCATCTCCTGCGTTCAGTAGCGTGA
- a CDS encoding DUF1848 domain-containing protein: MIISASYKTDIPAFYGRWFLNRLDAGYCRMVNPYGGQTYRIDLTRPAVDGFIFWTKNLGPFLGALDSVAERGFPFIVQYSVTGLPTALERSVPDWETAVGHMARVRERWGPRAVVWRYDPIALTEATPPDWHRETFARISRALRGVTDEVVVSFLQPYRKTARNMAAAGIGWRDPEAEEKRALLSELAEIAAGEGMALTLCTQPELVGTPGTAAARCVDALRLSDVAGNAVAAREKGNRPGCLCAESRDIGDYDSCPHGCVYCYAVADRGTAQRRFATHDPEGEFLVARRSATA, from the coding sequence ATGATCATCTCCGCCAGCTACAAGACCGACATTCCCGCCTTCTACGGGCGCTGGTTCCTGAACCGCCTGGATGCCGGTTATTGCCGGATGGTCAATCCCTATGGCGGCCAGACCTACCGCATCGACCTGACCCGGCCCGCGGTCGACGGCTTCATCTTCTGGACCAAGAATCTGGGACCGTTCCTCGGCGCGCTCGACAGCGTGGCGGAGCGGGGCTTTCCCTTCATCGTGCAGTACAGCGTTACCGGCCTGCCGACCGCGCTGGAACGCTCGGTTCCCGATTGGGAGACGGCGGTCGGCCATATGGCGAGGGTGCGCGAGCGCTGGGGACCGCGGGCGGTAGTCTGGCGCTACGACCCCATCGCGCTGACCGAGGCCACGCCGCCGGACTGGCACCGCGAGACCTTCGCCCGGATCTCGCGTGCGCTGCGCGGGGTGACCGACGAGGTGGTGGTGTCCTTCCTCCAGCCCTACCGCAAGACCGCCCGCAATATGGCCGCCGCCGGCATCGGCTGGCGTGATCCGGAAGCGGAGGAGAAGCGCGCGCTGCTCTCAGAACTGGCGGAGATCGCGGCGGGGGAGGGGATGGCGCTGACGCTCTGCACCCAGCCGGAGCTGGTCGGCACGCCGGGCACGGCGGCCGCCCGCTGCGTCGATGCGCTGCGGCTGTCCGACGTTGCGGGAAATGCGGTGGCGGCAAGGGAAAAGGGAAACCGGCCCGGCTGCCTGTGCGCGGAGAGCCGCGACATCGGCGACTACGACAGCTGTCCGCACGGATGCGTCTACTGTTATGCGGTTGCCGACCGCGGGACGGCGCAGCGGCGGTTCGCTACGCATGACCCGGAGGGGGAGTTTCTGGTGGCGCGGCGGTCAGCCACCGCCTGA